Below is a window of Xyrauchen texanus isolate HMW12.3.18 chromosome 1, RBS_HiC_50CHRs, whole genome shotgun sequence DNA.
tttttgccatgggggccgcgcttcattgccacactgggatgccccaggactgctgtTCAGACAAAATTCCtgcctgtgacacatctatttatagccctgccgcaggtgcatccaatgattacaccggcagagactataaattccggtcaatgttcattgaagttttgcacacatattcacagctggtcacacctaaagctgttcccaaaagcttttcagcacagcatctcgttctgcttttttcagggaacaatggttacacttaagtaacccgagacgttattagaagaaatggtgatgtttcaaaGTGGAAAACACTCGACTGAGTCattttgcaatcatctgatttaacaTAATAACAATGAAATCCACAggttaaaacatcatataatgtttagttattatttcaatatagcaaaatggtgaatataatttacaaatcacactttttttttttattataatttttcatactgtcccaactttttcgaaATTGGGATTTTTCAAGTCTTAAAATTATGAGTGACACACCCCTAATTTTTAAGAGTTGCTCCTAAAAGCTACTTTTAGCCTTATTCATTTTTGGTGAATATGGACCCAGATCTTTTGTATTAGCTCTGTTAGCATTTTAGCCTAGCTAAGCTAAACAGTCATGATGACAGTCAGACAAGTGGGTAATTTACCAGTATGTAAGATTAAATGAAATTCAGTAATGAACTACCGCCAGTATTCTTAAAACATTAGTGGCccaaatgttttgaaaaaggcttaacttaaaaattaaagcttaaaggaatagttaattgAAATATGATTATTCATCCTTTACTCATCTTTTAATCCGAACataaaaaaggagatattttgcagGATGTCCAAAATGCTAATTTCCACACAGTGAAAGTGGATAGGGACAAGGGGCGGCTGTGTTCACCATTAATTTTCACTGCATGTAAAAGTGAAACAGCTTTGACATTCTGTTTAAATATCTGCTTATATttaggaagaaagaaaatcatatgggtttggaatgacaagaggaataaagaaagtcaaatgggtctTGAACCACATGAGTgcatgtaaatgatgacataattatcCATTTTCGAGTGAACTATTATCCACCCTTTAACCATCAATCAGTTAAAATATCTGAGCTATTATTTTGGGCAGGTTCTTAAAAAGTTGTTTGTTCTTTTGGACAATGTTCGGAAATTAGGTTATGAACAAATACAATGCATACTTCATCAAAAGTAACCTCCTCTAGATCCCAGTTCTCAATGTTGAAGAGCAGTACCACACGGCCGTACTTGTCCCTGGTGGAGAGGATTCGTGGGTAACCAGCTTCAATGGTACGGCGTACTGCCTCTGGGGTTAAATTCTCGAACAACTCAGGGTAGTCTCGCCTAAAACGCACATAACCTGTCAGAtatgaataaaaacatattattcaCCATTTAGAACACTTATCCCAacaattgtaacttttttttaacaacacCTGGCCAATTAATTGCTCTTTTGCAGATTTGGTCCTGGCTCTCATGTCATTGAAAGGTTCAGTCAAGTTGTGCAAGTGTGGCTGGCATGTTTCTGTGGGCTGTGCATTTCCAGAAGAAATTTCAAGGTCTACGATTTGTGTGAAATATGCAGAACATAAAAGCACAGTCTCCCAGTTCTCAGCAATCACTCAGCCCTGTGAAAAAATAACCTGCCCTATTTGTGCACAAAGGGTCTCTTTGAAAGTTTATAGAAAGCCCCAATTAAAGAAGATCATTTTTCTCATTCCCAGCAATGAGAGGGACCAGAGGATGCATAAAAGAATACAAAGCATGGCCACAATCTGTTACATGGTTGCAGGGAAGTGATGGGGTGACAATTTTTCATAGGAAAAATCCTACAACTTTGCAGgtgtcatttttaaataataacaaatacaaaataactaaaaGGGTATAGTGGCTAAATCTCTTAACCTTTCATGAGCTCATGTGCTCTTGTCACGTCAAACTTGCGAGCACGTATGAGCCTCAGCAGGAGGGAGTCTGGTTTGTCCCCAAATTTTTCCAGCACAGCGCTGGTGAGATCATCCCCTTCACTTGCCTTGTCTTTCATCATGACCCTCAGTTCTTTTACAGAAGACACCTTCTTTTCCTCAGTCTCATTCAATTTATCTTTAGCCTGTGATGGAggatgatgaaatattgacatttttatatcgggcaaacgcttttatccagcACATTCAAGGTATAGGCCTATATTTTATCTGAAAGTGTATTCATTGGCCGGGGAATGACATTTATGAGCTTAGCATTGCTAATTTTCTATCAACTGAGTAACATTACAATAATATGATTAAAAGTGTTACAGAGGAGTAAAATAATTTTACCAACAGCGGTGAGCCATTGTCAGTTTATTATGCTGTATTGAAGCCAATAGTAACTACATTGATTTGCGATACCTTCTGTTTTGTGTGGTCCTGAAGTTTCTTACAAGGCCCGTAGACTGGCCCATGATCCTTAGCGGTCAGATGCTCAAGCTTGGCACGTAATGCCTGCTCCTCCTCAGACACCATGCGGAATGTTCCGGTCTAATGGATGGAACAAAGCATTATATTGGGCTAATCCTGTGTCTATATGGTCCAACTGTGGAGACAGACCCCCAGCTCTCAGTAAACCACTGATTATTTAATAATCCCTATCACATGACCCACCAGAACACCTTGAGAAACAACAGATTAGGTCATCCTACTGAGTGCATTTAACAATAGAGGTTAATGCAGTCTTTTAACTGCCTACAATGGAAATAGTTGCTGTTTTTAGAAGATGATAAATATACTTACAGCAGCCATGATGCCCAGATCCTCTATTGGCGGACACAAAAGAGAAAATATGTTTCATTGTATGTGTTTAGTGTAATCATAATATTCACTGAATTAGACGAAAATATgataataatttgtaaaattgtCTCCCTTTTACATGCAGTTTCATTCTTGTCAAAATAAAGCAAGCTATTAATGTGAGAGGGGTCATGGGAAAAGCTTGAAAAAATCCTGATTCCTCATGACCAGGAAGATCTTTGCTGAGCTCATTGcattgatagatagatggaaaattaatatatatatatatatatatatatatataggcataaAAAACTagcttttaatattaaaatggcaaacaaaatgtGAGAACAATAATTTGCATGATCAAAGACACTTTAATTGAGTAGTTCCTGGAGTGACATTCACTTACTATGAAAAATGTAGGCAAAAATTGGATGTATGTATTTTTGAGAAAGCACAATAATGATATATTGCATATTGCATAATACATAAAACTTAATTcgatttttttttctgaacatcGCTTAAATACCGTTAAGCCTTGTGCTTTATTAAAGAGCAACAGTGGGTTTCTTTCTAAATAACTGCAGTTGACAACAACTGAATCTTCtaccaataaaaaaaacttaaaatctaCATTTGCTAACTTAAAGCACATAAAGCTGATTGCAAGTACCAGTCAATTCATAAATCCAACCCCAGCATCCTCATAGGTTGTAATCTTCCAAACAGAACAAGTGTGTTACTTTAATAATACTCAGACTGTGACTTACCTCAGCTGAGGGAGATTCAGAAGTGCTGTGCTGGAGAGACAGAGCTCAAAATCTCTCTGGAGGAGAGAAGAGGCGCGATGTGGGGGTGCAGGCGGGCAGAATGAGGTGAGGTGCTGCTTACGTCAGATTAACATGTCAAACTGTATAACTCACAACAGATTCAtctactctacaaaataaacattcATGAGGGGCAGGGCTGAGGAGGATCAACAACAACATCATCAGTTtggaaataatttgtatttgtatgtgtgagaaagagaaagacatgTCTAAATAACACCTAAGAACTCAGTCTCAGTGTAATTATcttctttgttttatatatattccaTTAATGATAATGTTGAGTTCACAACATGTTATCAATAATATATTATGCAAATTTTGGTGACattataattactgtaataataaGTTGAGATATTCCATGCAACATCCCCACCATCCCCACCATCCCCCCCGTCCCGTCCCCCGTCCCTCTTACCATGGGACAGTAAGTTCAATCATTATGACTTTCCTAGTTGATGCAGACCATAACACTGTGTCCGGCTTCAAGGAGGTAATGGCGATCTCAGAAGGAAATTTTAGCTGCTAGCCACGGTCGACCACCATTGACCAATTACTTATATGCCAAGATTGACCTAGACTCCCTCTGTGCTGTGCCTTGTGCAGCTCCTCGATTTTAAAAACACTCAATGCACTTCCTTTGAAGAGCATGATGCCTTTTGTTTACTTTTATTCTACATCCAGCTTTCACAGAACCTGATCATGCCGCCACCTGTACAATCCTTGTGCCAAGGTGGTCTTGTACCCATCCAACATGTGCTGCTGATTTGCTCTTGGGGTCTCGCAGAGGGCACAACTGTCCTCTTTAACATACCACACAATTAAATTTCTGCTTGGAAGAGTGTCATAGGTGGATCTTATTACAAAACTTAGCCTGGCCTGGAGTATCTTCTACAGGTCAGCCCATCTTAAAAATACTGTCCAGTGACCTTGCTGCTTCTGGCTTGAATGATATACCCTTCCTTTTCCATCCTAGATACATCTGTCACTACTAGGGTTTTTAGATGCTGTTGACCACAGTTTGGGAACCGTCTCCCATACAAGGCCTGCTCTTCCTGATTAGGTTCTTTCAACAATCTCTTGTTGCTACTGTCATGAAACCGCCCTGTTTACAACCTCCTCTGCCTTCCATGTGTGGCATGTTTTGACCATGGCTTGACAAGACCTCAGAGACTGGTCTGTTGATTCCCTTGTTTTCTAATAACAGCCTGGACTTCTCTTGTTTGTAACCCAGGTTGATGGACTTTAGTGCCAGTTGTAAGGCATTTCTTCCAAATAATGCTACGTCTGAAAGACAACGCAGCAAGCCCAGCCAGTTCCTGATGGCCTTGGTGTCCATACTTGCCACTGCAGTAACCTCACACATTTTTAGTGGCCACATCAGTCAATGATACAATGTTAATTTGTAACACCAGACCTTGTGTTTGAGTGGAATATGACAATTGTCTATCTTATCCAAGACCACTTTCAGCTGTTTCAGAACCAACCCTGCCATGTGTTTATTTGACAGATCTGCTGTGTATTCTCTCCCTAAACATTGAATGGGGTGCTCTGCCAGCACCGGGATTCTTTCACCATCCACCTTAAACAAtatctggggccggttgcataaacatagccattaccTTAAGAcggcatctaacaattagtttgactagctaaagatgtcatagaaagcctgttgcataaaacaagctcattgttgtctttagtaagacggTCTAGTTtgtattgcattgtgggaaaaaatGGCAGAGAGTGGATGTTCAATACAGTTTTCATTTCAgactacagtgcttcaaaattgattctaatgaacaaatttaatgattttaacccaaataataagactaaacaaaaagtgttttattaaacTGGCCCCTGGTCGCTTCTAATTCCCTTATGAATAGAAAGGTCTGTTTGTACATGCAGCACTCTGGAGGATGCTTGTGACTTATGGATGCTATTTAgataaataatgatttattcaaGTATCTCtatatattacagtttcattttctgttaaagcatgattttctgtaaagcagcTTTGAAATGACGTGTGTTGTGagaagtgctatataaataaaaatgacttgaattgatTATGCAGTGCTGGAAATCTCACCCTAGATTGTGCTTGTATTCCTCGTGCCATCTATCTGGCACTAATTAAGATGATCTCGAATGCATCTGTGAACAGGATGGGAGAGATTAAACATCCCATCTAATACATTTTTCTGTTGCTGCCCACCAGCTGTGTACTCCTGTGTTGCATGACATATATTCAGGTCTTCATAGTaactacaccgatcagccacaacattaaaactacctgcctaatattgtgtaggtctccctcctgctgccaaaacagcaccaacctgcatctaagaatagcattctgagattatattcttctcaccacaattgtacagagtggttatctgagttaccgtagattttgtcagttcgaactagtctggcaattctctcttgacctctctcatcaaggtcacagaactgccactcactggatgtttttttttttttgtctttcacaacacacataatttcaaagcagctttacagaagatcaggcattaacagaagataaaactgcaatgtctataatgtcgatgagtcatcattgtgtaattagataaaataagattgttaatcgtgtataaaaagtaattaaataataattgtattaataaccccagtgagcaagccaaagacgactgtggcaaggaacacaaaactccataagatgttggttaatggagaaaaataacattgggagaaaccagactcactctggggaccagttcccctctggctaacatcatgaatataatgccaatattacttatgtatagtgcaagtcatggtttaaaatgattaaactaagtaagtgttaagggtcagtgtttaaactgactgtaagaactgtaagattaatgaccaatgtctttgaagtccatcctgaattaactgcagaagttcacatagatgcaattgtccttgttaattggctgatgaaggcgcttttgttggcaattgatagtctatgtattccatttcaagagagtAGTCCAACAATAGCCCGTGCAGTGAAGCAGTGAAGTGAGACAGCTGGATATGTGGAGTACAAACAACTGTAGGATATGTAGCACACATTCCATCTCTGCTAGGTGGATGGAATTTTTGCCAGCTAATTGTTAGTTTGATATGAAGAGTCTAGGTGGCTAGTTATATCAGAGTATTTCTTTACAGTCTCTAAAAGTGACCTTAtagatcactcccattataaGGAATTAAGCAGTGCAAGTCACACTCTTGCAGTGTTAACATCTTCATTGATTATATATGGagcaatcaagtattccagaccCTTAGTGCTGGGGTACATTTATAAGCATTTAAATTACAATACGCTTTCATCTCCTCTTTCATGTTGACACTCAGTTTCAACAAGATAATggtaataataattccttatatttatatagtgcttttacatagtatagggggactctcctcaaccaccaccagtgtgcagcatccacctggatgatgctacggcagccatagtgcaccagtacactcaccacacaccagctattggtggagaggagagagtagagtgaaaCAGCCAGTCAATGGATGGgaattattaggaagccatgattgagaaTGGCCTACAGgcgaaatttggccaggacatcaGGGTTACACCCTTACTCTCTataagaagtgtcctgggatttttttttatgtccatAGACAGTCAGGATCTTGGTTTAAAGTGTCATCCAAAAgtcagtgcctttttacagtatagtgataccatcactatactggggcattaggacccacacaaacCACAGattgagcaccccctgctgacctccctaatacctcttccagcagcaaccttagtttttccCCACAAGGTCTCCCATctaggtactgaccaggctcaaccctgcatAGCTATAGTGGGCAACCAGTCAAGAGCTGCAGAGTGATATGGCTGCTATAATGGTACACTTCAGGATAATGTGTGGTACACACTATGGTTAAACCTTTAAGTTCTTTGAGAAAATGTGTTGACTTAAGAGTCTTACTTAAAACATCCAGCAtctcattgtttattttcagcTTTTGCATATATCTTATTTGTTCTATTTAACTAGACTTGCACTAGTTACTTTTGCTTTGACAGTTATAATAATGCCGCTACAGGACATGCTTCAGGACCAGACATATGCTGTAGCattctaatttgtttttatttatgatcTTAAAATTGTCTATATGTAATTGTTTTAAGGATACACTTTATGGTTAAAATGTTGACAGAAAATGTAtgcctgtatgtgtgtttttaaaaatgtaattttggagTGTCATTGTTGGCAGATGATGAGCTATATTACTAACATCAGTAAACAATTTGAGGCTGTGGCCTGAGTTGGGCAAATTGGAATACCACTGAGAAAAATTAATGCTCAGCATGTCTTTTTTTAGGAGCTGTAATCCATTGTGTCAACAGTAGATTGCTGAAACTGCATGTTGTATAGATACAAGTTTATAACTGCAGTTTATGCATTCATTACTGTAAGAGGTTTGTAGGGTGGGATGGGGGAAACGGGAAGCTTGGGATTGCAATTCAAGGGTAGTACTTTAATTAAACAAGCTCAAAGGTGCTTTTCAGCAGTACACTCATCAGATCAGGTCACAGTGTGTACACACAGCAGTACACAGTATTTTCTCtcagatatctctctctctctctcctcgtcTCTGCCATGGCCTCTTTTTATtgctctccccagtgcttactgcaatcagaaacaggtgttagacattgcgctcaggtgtgtgcacccttaccgctttctctctctccggacgaacGCTCAACCATGCCCCCGCTGACACATATCCCCACCGCCGACTCAGGCCACATCTTTCTtgcagtggagccattggagtgggatGTGAACAGAAGGTGAAGACCCACTCCAACAGGCAATACCAGAGAGTGAGGACAACCCACTTGATGGTAAGATACTCTTTTTCAATGGTGCtatacttagtctccctcagttATAGTttgcgactaatgtacagcacaggGTATTCCTCCCCCTCCATCACCTGTGAGAGCACTGTCCCCAGCCCCCTGTCTGAAGCATACTGTATGTCTGTAAAATGAAAGGGAGTCACCCTttctagtgagatcagtcagcgggctggtgacgtctgaataattaggcacaaacattctataatagccagccagacccagaaactgtctcacctcctttttggtcttgggtctcaggcAGGTCGCAATCACCTCAGTTTTATctatttggggacgcacctgcccgtggcccaagtggaaccccagatatcACACCTCCACctgcgcacttcttagggtttgccatgAGTCCCGCCAGTCACAGCGACCTCAGAACATCCCTCAAAttctgcatgtgccgctgccaatcattactgtaaataatgatgtaATCCAGATAGGAAGAGGCATAAGAAGAATATAGTCTGAGGACTCtgtccataaggcgctgaaaTGTAGCCAGGGCCTCAAACAAACCGAATGGATATGTCACAATTTGGTGTAagccaaacggtgtggagaaggctgttttttcacgggacattggtgtaaAGGAGATCTGCCAATTACATTGTCGAGTAAAAGCGAGCTGTGCCCAAccaatcgagcaactcatcaatacgaggcattgggtatgcgtcaaatttaaaCACCACATttactttcctataatccacacagaaacgtacagacccatcattcttaggaactagaacaaccgggctggaccaatctcTGTGGGATTCCTCTTTTACTTCCATATCGACCATTTCatctaattcttcctgaactatTTTCTCCactttatctcctggtgcaaattcctGTAGCCGAGTATCCCTGTTATACAGTTGGCTTTGACGTTcgtgagcttggagcaaattctcttgtGTTAGTTAGTTTTGCTCAAAGATCAAGaagtaattaatacattttttttagtgTTTGAAGGTTTCCTGTATGATGTCGAGCATGGCGCACGGCCGccacccatacagcagctcgaatggggaaaaccctgtggaggcttatGGGACCTCTTGAACTGCAAATAATCATAtctatcataataataataataataatatctttcagggttttattaaatcattccaCAATCATTGTTTGTGGACGTTAAACACTAGTGCAAATCTATTTAATACCCAATCATTAGTTAAGTTCGCAT
It encodes the following:
- the LOC127651467 gene encoding retinaldehyde-binding protein 1-like, which translates into the protein MAATGTFRMVSEEEQALRAKLEHLTAKDHGPVYGPCKKLQDHTKQKAKDKLNETEEKKVSSVKELRVMMKDKASEGDDLTSAVLEKFGDKPDSLLLRLIRARKFDVTRAHELMKGYVRFRRDYPELFENLTPEAVRRTIEAGYPRILSTRDKYGRVVLLFNIENWDLEEVTFDETLRAYCVILEKLLENEETQINGFVLIENFKGFTMQHASGIKHTELKKMVDMLQDSFPARFKAVYVIHQPWYFTTTYNVVKPFMKSKLLERVFVYADELNGYLRDFGAEILPPDFDGTGPMCDGKETAIKLFGSEDTAL